A stretch of Myceligenerans xiligouense DNA encodes these proteins:
- a CDS encoding flavin reductase family protein yields the protein MSGFPTGVTVVTTTGRDGEPHGLTCTSMTSVALDPPTLLVCLRQNSRGTLSALLDRGAFAVNLLHDGAANTARLMARTAVDRFSGLRWNPSPLLRVPWLEDDTHATAECHVSGTVARGDHTVVFGEVAGTAKREGAPLLYGYRQFSSWRGAERFSAEPRN from the coding sequence ATGAGCGGGTTCCCGACGGGCGTCACCGTGGTCACCACGACGGGCCGCGACGGCGAGCCCCACGGTCTGACCTGCACCTCCATGACGAGCGTGGCGCTCGACCCGCCGACCCTCCTGGTGTGCCTGCGGCAGAACTCCCGCGGCACGCTGTCGGCGCTCCTCGACCGGGGTGCCTTCGCCGTCAACCTGCTGCACGACGGCGCCGCGAACACCGCCCGGCTGATGGCACGCACCGCGGTGGACCGGTTCTCCGGCCTCAGGTGGAATCCGTCCCCGCTCCTGAGGGTGCCGTGGCTCGAGGACGACACCCACGCGACCGCCGAGTGCCATGTCTCGGGCACCGTCGCCCGCGGTGATCACACCGTCGTCTTCGGCGAGGTCGCCGGCACGGCGAAGCGCGAGGGCGCGCCGCTCCTCTACGGCTACCGCCAGTTCTCCTCGTGGCGGGGCGCCGAGCGGTTCTCGGCCGAACCTCGCAACTGA
- a CDS encoding MupA/Atu3671 family FMN-dependent luciferase-like monooxygenase, producing the protein MSEPAVSLSLFGFTTDGQDGVYGRLLDLVELAEAEGLENVWLPERHFDDFGGFSPNPAVLGAMVAMRTTRLGIRAGSSVLPLHSAVSVAEDWAMVDAASGGRVGIGVAFGWMQRDFVLSDAPHAERRELLRTRIGQLERLWSGEALELEGHSGEKATVRLHPRPVSELRLWQACLGNPDSYYESGRGGRGVLTNLIMQDLDQLAANIERYQQGRVDGGLGRGGEITVLVHAALSDGQASEERNMEALERYMLSTFSSSSEDPASIDPEVWKPRMVAAAERLRDGLSLVGPESEWPAFREKLARLGVTEITCLVDFLPHGEAWTDTVRALGRLRTRSAESHA; encoded by the coding sequence GTGTCCGAACCCGCGGTCAGCCTCTCCCTCTTCGGCTTCACCACGGACGGCCAGGACGGCGTCTACGGCCGGCTGCTCGACCTCGTCGAACTCGCCGAGGCGGAAGGCCTGGAGAATGTCTGGCTCCCGGAGCGGCACTTCGACGACTTCGGCGGCTTCTCCCCGAACCCGGCCGTGCTCGGCGCCATGGTCGCCATGCGGACGACGCGGCTCGGGATCCGGGCGGGCAGCAGCGTCCTGCCGCTGCACTCGGCCGTGTCGGTGGCGGAGGACTGGGCGATGGTGGACGCCGCGTCCGGTGGACGGGTCGGGATCGGCGTGGCGTTCGGCTGGATGCAGCGGGACTTCGTCCTGTCCGACGCGCCGCACGCCGAGCGCCGCGAGCTCCTGCGGACGCGGATCGGGCAGCTCGAACGACTCTGGAGCGGCGAGGCGCTGGAGCTCGAGGGGCACTCCGGTGAGAAGGCGACGGTGCGGCTGCACCCCCGCCCGGTCAGCGAGCTGCGGCTCTGGCAGGCGTGTCTCGGGAACCCGGACTCGTACTACGAGTCGGGCCGTGGGGGCCGCGGCGTGCTCACCAACCTGATCATGCAGGACCTCGACCAGCTCGCCGCCAACATCGAGCGGTACCAGCAAGGGCGCGTCGACGGCGGGCTGGGCCGCGGCGGTGAGATCACGGTGCTGGTCCACGCCGCGCTCTCCGACGGGCAGGCGTCGGAGGAACGGAACATGGAGGCGTTGGAGCGGTACATGCTCTCGACCTTCAGCAGCTCCAGCGAGGACCCGGCCTCGATCGACCCCGAGGTCTGGAAGCCCCGGATGGTGGCGGCCGCCGAACGACTCCGCGACGGGCTGTCGCTGGTGGGCCCGGAGTCGGAGTGGCCCGCCTTCCGGGAGAAGCTCGCCCGGCTCGGCGTCACCGAGATCACCTGCCTGGTCGACTTCCTGCCGCACGGCGAGGCGTGGACTGACACGGTGCGAGCGCTCGGCAGGCTCCGCACGCGGTCGGCCGAGTCCCATGCGTGA
- a CDS encoding helix-turn-helix domain-containing protein: MQVGSAAAVLYASDLRCNTKNLPRCYFSGWSRALLSGPGPDNLVRTGRSGRSIEDERYTDVANTQITARHWQFLRALARHGSIGSVARNEHHSETAVRRHLRDLSHACAVEVVDTSEGIARVTAAGMVLLDRLDPILDEQEYVTGRMQQLLTLREEDLARDAGPVSATAR, from the coding sequence ATGCAAGTCGGGTCGGCTGCGGCTGTTCTCTACGCCTCTGACCTGCGATGCAATACGAAGAATTTGCCGAGATGTTACTTCTCGGGCTGGTCTCGTGCCCTACTCTCTGGACCTGGCCCTGACAATTTGGTCCGAACCGGACGGTCAGGGAGGTCAATCGAAGACGAGAGGTACACCGACGTGGCGAACACCCAGATCACCGCGCGACACTGGCAATTCCTTCGAGCGTTGGCACGACACGGCAGTATCGGCAGCGTTGCCAGGAACGAGCACCATTCGGAGACCGCGGTCCGGCGACACCTCAGGGACCTGTCCCACGCCTGTGCGGTCGAGGTGGTCGACACCAGCGAGGGCATCGCCCGCGTGACGGCCGCCGGCATGGTGCTGCTCGACCGGCTCGATCCGATCCTCGACGAGCAGGAGTACGTGACCGGTCGCATGCAGCAGCTGCTCACCCTGCGGGAGGAAGACCTCGCCCGCGACGCAGGGCCGGTGTCGGCGACGGCTCGCTGA
- a CDS encoding carbohydrate ABC transporter permease, with amino-acid sequence MKSEVMPPAGGSRPDAGRSAAELPGAVEPLPETEPPVPLGGPWPDRPPSDRPYVSRAGLRARRRWARGSLVALLLLLSVPFVFPTWWMATSSLKPMSEILQAVPTIWPQDPTFEAYGQVFALQPFAQQYWNSLYIAAAVTLGTMLVAAMAGYAFARIRFPGANALFVLVLAGLLVPSEVTIVPLFRIVNSLGLIDTHWPLVVIPVLGAPAVLAVFIMRQFFLALPGELEEAGRMDGLGRWGIFWRIALPLSRSALGAVAIFTFLKSWNLYLEPIVYLSSKENFTLPQALTQYVDAYGGPMWNVQLAATTLTVLPVLAVFLVAQRQFVQGLAHTGLKG; translated from the coding sequence ATGAAGTCTGAGGTCATGCCCCCAGCAGGGGGAAGCCGTCCCGATGCCGGGCGGTCCGCCGCCGAGCTGCCCGGTGCCGTCGAACCTCTTCCGGAGACCGAGCCGCCGGTGCCGCTGGGCGGCCCGTGGCCGGACCGGCCGCCGTCGGACCGGCCCTACGTGTCGCGGGCGGGCCTGCGGGCCCGTCGGCGCTGGGCACGCGGCTCCCTCGTCGCCCTGCTCCTGCTGCTCAGCGTGCCGTTCGTGTTTCCCACGTGGTGGATGGCGACCTCCAGCCTCAAGCCGATGAGCGAGATCCTGCAGGCCGTCCCGACGATCTGGCCCCAGGATCCGACGTTCGAGGCGTACGGCCAGGTGTTCGCGCTGCAGCCGTTCGCCCAGCAGTACTGGAACTCGCTGTACATCGCGGCGGCCGTCACCCTCGGCACCATGCTGGTCGCCGCCATGGCGGGCTACGCGTTCGCGCGCATCCGGTTCCCCGGGGCCAACGCGCTGTTCGTGCTCGTGCTCGCCGGGCTGCTCGTGCCGTCCGAGGTGACGATCGTGCCGCTGTTCCGCATCGTCAACAGCCTCGGGCTCATCGACACCCACTGGCCGCTCGTCGTCATCCCCGTGCTCGGGGCGCCGGCCGTGCTCGCCGTGTTCATCATGCGGCAGTTCTTCCTCGCGCTCCCTGGGGAGCTCGAGGAGGCCGGGCGGATGGACGGGCTCGGCCGCTGGGGCATCTTCTGGCGCATCGCGCTGCCGTTGTCGCGCTCCGCGCTCGGTGCGGTGGCGATCTTCACGTTCCTCAAGTCCTGGAACCTGTACCTGGAACCCATCGTGTACCTGTCCAGCAAGGAGAACTTCACGCTGCCGCAGGCGCTGACCCAGTACGTCGACGCCTACGGCGGGCCCATGTGGAACGTCCAGCTCGCCGCCACGACGCTCACCGTGCTGCCCGTGCTCGCCGTGTTCCTCGTGGCGCAGCGGCAGTTCGTCCAGGGGCTGGCGCACACGGGGCTCAAGGGATGA
- a CDS encoding carbohydrate ABC transporter permease yields the protein MAAASETMPETTRRTTRRTARRTVPVSRAVRRDWAVGYTMVAPVVLGALAFVVLPLGMVVWYSLHEWNVLAGTFTFAGAANYERLLADPGLADSLLASLWFSIGLVVLNISLALLLAVLLDQKLPGTTTFRTFFFSPVVVSLVAWTIVWSFLLQADGGINGFLTQFGLEGPNWLRHETTAMLSVIVVQVFKNVGLNMILFLAALQGVPVELQEAARLDGAGAWRRFRSITLPMISPTILLVSIITIVGSLEVFAQIDVLTGGGPGNSTTVLVYYLYQQAFRFNEFGYASAIAVLLFVIVLVLTLVQWQSRKRWVFHEV from the coding sequence GTGGCAGCGGCGTCAGAGACGATGCCCGAAACCACGCGGCGGACGACGCGCCGCACGGCGCGGCGGACGGTGCCCGTGTCGCGGGCGGTGCGCCGCGACTGGGCCGTCGGGTACACGATGGTGGCCCCCGTGGTGCTGGGTGCCCTCGCGTTCGTCGTGCTGCCGCTCGGCATGGTGGTCTGGTACTCCCTGCACGAGTGGAACGTCCTGGCCGGCACGTTCACGTTCGCCGGCGCGGCGAACTACGAACGCCTCCTCGCCGACCCCGGGCTCGCGGACTCCCTGCTGGCCAGCCTGTGGTTCTCGATCGGGCTGGTGGTCCTGAACATCTCGCTGGCGCTGCTGCTGGCGGTCCTGCTCGACCAGAAGCTTCCCGGCACGACGACGTTCCGCACGTTCTTCTTCTCGCCCGTCGTCGTGTCGCTCGTCGCGTGGACGATCGTGTGGAGCTTCCTGCTGCAGGCCGACGGCGGTATCAACGGGTTCCTCACGCAGTTCGGCCTGGAGGGGCCGAACTGGCTGCGCCACGAGACGACGGCGATGCTGTCGGTGATCGTGGTCCAGGTGTTCAAGAACGTCGGGCTGAACATGATCCTGTTCCTCGCCGCGCTGCAGGGAGTGCCCGTGGAACTGCAGGAGGCGGCGCGGCTCGACGGCGCGGGCGCCTGGCGCCGGTTCCGGTCGATCACCCTGCCGATGATCAGCCCGACGATCCTGCTCGTCTCGATCATCACGATCGTGGGCTCGCTGGAGGTCTTCGCGCAGATCGACGTCCTCACGGGCGGCGGTCCGGGCAACTCGACCACCGTGCTCGTCTACTACCTGTACCAGCAGGCCTTCCGGTTCAACGAGTTCGGCTACGCCAGCGCGATCGCCGTGCTCCTGTTCGTCATCGTCCTGGTGCTGACACTCGTGCAGTGGCAGTCGCGCAAGAGGTGGGTCTTCCATGAAGTCTGA